TGGTCGGGGTCGGGACTCGCCGTCCGGTGACGGTGTCGCACGTCTGGAGCGTGGTGAGGCCGAGTCGTTTCATCTCCGCCTCGGCCCAGCGAACCGACGCGCCGATGCCTCGCTTGGGGTCGCTCTGCGACGACAAGGTGTGCCGCGTTCCGAAGCTCACCATCTTTTCGATGTCGCGCTTCAGCCGCGCCTGATCGACCTTGCCGCTGATCTCGACCAGCCGCCGGTCCTGTGGGGCGGCTTGCGCCAGCGCGGTGCCCGATACCGACAGCATCAGCAGGGTAAGCGGAATATTACGCATGCATCATCTCCTTGGCCTCGCACGCTGGCATTCGGAAACGCGCTTGGCTAGGGCACGGCCAAATCAAACATCAGGTGTCGAGGATATCCCCATGCGTAGCATCGAGCATTTCATCAACGGCAGCAGCGTCGCCGACTCCGCGCGGTCGAGCGACGTGTGGAACCCGAGCCAAGGCGAAGTGCAGGCGACCGTCGGCCTTGGCACCGCCGCGACGCTGGAAAAGGCGATGGACGCCGCCCGCGCCGCGCAGCCGAGCTGGGCCGCGACCAATCCGCAGCGCCGCGCCCGTGTCATGTTCAATTTCAAGGCGCTGGTCGAAGCGCACATGGACGAACTCGCCGAGACGCTGTCGAGCGAGCATGGCAAGGTCATCGCCGACGCCAAGGGCGACATCCAGCGCGGGCTCGAGGTCATCGAATTCTGCTGCGGGATCCCGCACGCGTTGAAGGGCGAATATACCCAGGGCGCCGGACCCGGCATCGACGTCTATTCGATGCGCCAGCCGCTCGGGATCGGCGCGGGCATCACCCCGTTCAACTTCCCAGCGATGATCCCGATGTGGATGTTCGGCGTCGCCATCGCCACCGGGAACGCCTTCATCCTGAAGCCGTCGGAGCGCGATCCCTCGGTACCGGTGCGCCTGGCCGAACTGATGAAGGAAGCGGGCCTTCCCGACGGAATCCTCAACGTCGTCCACGGCGACAAGGAAATGGTCGATGCGATCCTCGACCATGACGACATCAAGGCGGTCAGCTTCGTCGGATCGTCGGACATCGCGCAATATATCTACAGCCGCGGCACCGCCAACGGGAAGCGAGTGCAGGCGTTCGGCGGCGCGAAAAACCATGGCATCGTCATGCCCGACGCGGACCTCGACCAGGTCGTCAACGATCTCGCCGGTGCGGCCTTCGGATCTGCCGGCGAGCGCTGCATGGCCTTGCCGGTGGTCGTCCCCGTCGGCGACGAGACCGCCGCGCGCCTGCGCGAGAAACTGGTGCCGGCGATCGAGAAGCTTCAGGTCGGTATCTCGACCGATCCTGACGCGCATTACGGCCCGGTCGTGAATGAAGCGCACAAGCGCAAGGTCGAGAATTACATTCAGATGTGCGCCGACGAAGGCGGCGAGCTCGTCGTCGATGGACGCGGCTTCACGCTTCAAGGGCATGAGAAAGGCTTCTTCGTCGGCCCGACCCTGTTCGATCACGTCAAGCCGCACTTCCAGAGCTACCAGGAGGAAATCTTCGGTCCGGTGCTGCAGATGGTCCGCGCCGACACCTTTGAGGAGGCCGTGCGCCTGCCGAGCGAGCATCCCTACGGCAACGGCGTCGCGATCTTCACCCGCAACGGCCATGCCGCACGCGAATTCGCGGCGCGGGTCAACGTCGGCATGGTCGGCATCAACGTCCCGATCCCGGTGCCGGTCGCCTATCACACCTTCGGCGGCTGGAAGCGCTCGGGCTTCGGCGACACCAATCAGCACGGCATGGAAGGCGTGAAGTTCTGGACCAAGGTCAAGACGATCACGCAGCGCTGGCCCGACGGCGGCGTCGGCGAACTCGCTAACGCCTTCGTCATCCCGACGATGGGGTAGCATGATCGCTCGACGACGAACCTCCGGCACCTCCCCGTTCGAAGCAGCGTTCGGCTTTTCGCGCGCTGTCCGGATGGGGAACCGGATTGTCGTGTCGGGCACTGCTCCGGTCGAGGCAGACGGATCGTCCATGGCAGGTGACGCGGCGACGCAGGCCCGGCGCTGCTTCGCCATCATCGGGCAGGCGATCGACGATCTTGGCGGCACGCTGAGCGACGTCGTTCGGACTCGCATGTACATCGTCGATCCCGACGACGCCGAAGCCGTCGGCGCCGTGCATGGAGAGCTATTCGGCGACGTTCGGCCTGCCGCGACGATGGTCGTGGTTGCGGCACTGCTTCGTCCCGAATGGCGCATCGAAATTGAGGCAGAGGCGTTGGTTGGGGATGAGACAGTCTAATCTTGCCGCCGCCGCGCTCCTCGCGCTTGCGCTCGCCGCCTGTCAGCAGGCCGATGACAATAATATCGCGATCGATTCCGCGAACGACGTCGAGAATGGGACGGAGGCTTTGCCGCCCAGCGATATGAGCGGTGCGCCGATCGAGGCCGACAATGGTGCCGACATTCCGGGCACCGTCACTGACAATGCCGCCGAACCCGCGACCGGGGCTGCCATTCCAGCGCAGTATCGCGGACGGTGGGGGATGGTGCCGCTCGATTGTACCGGCGATCCCTCTGCGGCGAAGGGCCTGATCGCAATCGACGGCTCATCGATAAAATTCTACGAATCGCGCGCCACCCTGAAAGAGCAGCGTCCCGCGATTGCCACCAGCTTCTCGGGCCTGTTCGGCTTCACCGGGGAAGGCATGACCTGGGAGAAGACCGTCACGCTGACACGAACCGGCGACAAGCTGAAGCGCGCCGATGACGAAGGCAGCTACGATTACACCCGCTGCGCCTGAAGGATCGAACGATGAAGCTTTATTATTCCCCCGGCGCCTGCAGCCAAGCCGCGCACATCGTCCTTCACGAAGCGGAGATCCCCCACACGTCCGAGAAGACGGACATTCGCGCGAAGCAGACGGCGGATGGGAGCGATTACTTTATCATCAATCCCAAGGGCGCTGTCCCGGCGCTCGACATCGGCGGCGGCGAAGTGCTGACCGAAAATGGTGCGGTTCTGCAGTATCTGGGCGACTTGGCGCCCGAGAGCGGGCTGCTGCCGGCCGACGGCGTCGAGCGATATCGCGTGATCGAATGGCTATCCTATCTGGGCAGCGACGTTCACAAGAGCTTTGGGCCCCTGTGGAACCCGACCTCAAGCGACGATGCCAGACAGGCGGCGCGCGACTTGGTCGGCAAGAAATTCGACTTCATCGAGCGCAGCCTGATGGGCCGCGACTATCTGATGGGCGACCGCTTGAGCGTAGCCGATCCTTACCTGTTCGCAATGCTCGGCTGGACCGGGATGCACGGCATCGATTTGTCGCGCTGGCCCAATCTTTCCGCTTTGCGCGAACGCATCGCGCAGCGCGAAAGCGTCCAGACCGTGCTTCGCGCGGAAGGGCTGGCGGGGTAGCCGAGCCCGGTGCTAGGGGCCGTGTCCATGACCCAATTCGACCTGACCGACGACCAGCGCCAGATCCAGGAGATGGCGCAGAAGTTCACCGCCGACGCGATCACTCCTTTCGCCGCGGAGTGGGACGAAAAGCACATCTTCCCGCGCGACACGATCCGCTCCGCTGCCGAACTCGGCTTCGGCGCAATTTACGTCAGTGAGGAAAGCGGCGGGATCGGCCTTGGCCGGCTCGAATCCGCGCTGATCATGGAAGCGATGGCCTATGGCTGCCCGTCGACCAGCGCGTTCATTTCGATCCACAACATGGCCGCGTGGATGATCGACCGGTTCGGTTCGGCCGAGGTGAAGTCAAAGTATCTGCCGTCGATGATCAGCATGGAGCGGATGGGCAGCTATTGCCTGACTGAGCCATCCTCGGGCTCCGACGCTGCCGCGCTCAAGACCCGTGCGGTCAAGGATGGCGACGATTATATCGTCAGCGGCTCCAAGGCGTTCATTTCGGGCGGCGGCGAGAATGAAGTCTATGTCACCATGGTCCGTACTGGCGAGGACGGGCCCAAGGGCATCAGTTGCCTGGTGATCGACAAGGACATGAAGGGCGTCAGCTTCGGCGCGCAGGAAAAGAAGCTTGGCTGGCACAGTCAGCCGACCGCGCAGGTCAATTTCGACGAGGTGCGGGTCCCCGCCGCCAACCGCGTCGGCGGCGAAGGCGAAGGCTTCCGCATCGCGATGATGGGCCTCGACGGCGGACGGCTCAACATTGGCGCCTGCTCGCTCGGCGGTGCCCAGCGCTGCCTCGACGAGGCGGTGGCCTACACCAAGGATCGCCACCAGTTCGGCAAGGCGATCGCCGATTTCCAGAACACACAGTTCACGCTCGCCGACATGGAAACCGACCTGCAGGCGGCGCGGATGCTGCTCTACGTCGCGGCGGCAAAGGTCACCGCAAACGCCCCCGACAAGACCAAGTTTGCGGCGATGGCCAAGCGTCTTGCCACCGACAGCGGTAGTTCGATCGTCGATCGCGCGCTGCAGCTTCACGGCGGCTACGGTTACCTTCAGGATTATCCGATCGAGCGCTTCTGGCGTGACCTTCGTGTCCACTCGATCCTGGAAGGCACCAACCAGGTCATGCGAATGATCGTCGGGCGGGAGCTGACGCGCCAGTGACCAATGCCTTCGCGAAGATGCAGCAGCGCTTGACCAAGGCCGCGCAGGCGATTGCGTCGGGCAAGGCGTCGCTGCCGTTCGATCCCTTTGCGATCGCCCAGGCGACCAGCGACGTTGCGATGAGCATGGCGATGCGCCCGCAGGACCTGATGCAGGTTCAGGTCGAAGCGGCGCGTCAGTGGAGCGGGTTCTGGCTCGATGCCATGTCCGGAAAGGCGGGCGACAAGCCGCGCGACCGCCGCTTCCATTCGCCCGAGTGGCAGGACGACGTCTATTATCGCTCGCTCCGCGACGCTTATCTGCTCGCGTCGAAGCAACTTCGCGACGCAGTCGGCGCGGCGGGCAGCACCGGCTCCAACCAAGCGATGGCGCGCTTCCTGCTTGACCAATATCTAAACGCGGTCAGCCCGGCGAACTACGCCTTTACCAATCCCGACGTGGTCAAGCGCATCCAGGAAACCGGCGGCGCCAACCTCGTTCACGGCTTTGCGCACCTGCTCGAGGACGTGTCGAGCGGCAAGGGCATCGTCCAGCGTCGATCCGACCCGAATGCATTCGAGAAGGGTAAGACCATCGCCGCCACTCCGGGCGAGGTCGTGTTTGAAAACGAGCTGTTCCAGCTGCTCCAGTACACGCCCACGACCGAGAAGGTCGCCGCCGAACCGCTGCTCTACGTGCCGCCCCTGGTCAACCGCTACTACATGATCGACCTCGTGCCGCGTCAGTCGATGGTTAAGTGGCTGGTCGATGAAGGCCGCACCGTCTTCGTCGTCAGCTGGGTCAATCCCGGACCCGAGCTCAAGGACAAGGGCGTCGAAGACTATGTCGTCGACGGAGTCGTCAAGGCGATCGAGCAGGTCGGCAAGCGCGCCAGTACCGCGCCCGACTTGTTCAGCTTCTGCCTGGGCGGGACGTTGGTCGCGATTGCACTGGCTTACCTTGCCGCCGACAAGCGCGACGACCAGGTGAACTCGGCAACGCTGATCGGCAGCCTCGTCGATTTCGCCGACATGCGCGACTGGTCGGCCTTCGTGCACGAAGGTCATCTAGCCGCGCTCGAGGATCATCTTGAGGGGCAGGGCTTTATCGACAGCCTGGAACTCCAGCGTCTGTTCGCGGCGATGCGCGCCAATGACTTGATCTGGTCGAGCGTCATCAATCATTACTTGCTCGACAAGCCCGCCCCCGCCTCCGACCTGCTCTACTGGTTCGAGGATGGGGCGCGAATTCCGGCGGCCTTCCTCAAGAGCTACAATCGCGACCTGTTGCTCGACAACCGGTTGCGCGAGCCCGCCGGTTTCGAAGTTCGCGGCAAGGCGATCGACCTCGCCGCGATCAAGACCCCGATGCTCGTCATTGCGCTGAAGGATGATCACGTATCGGCGTGGGAAGCGGTCTATCGCGGCGCGCGGCACCTCAACGCCGACTTCATGCTCGGCGGGTCGGGCCACAACGCCGGCGTCATCAACCCGCCTGCCGCCAACAAGCACGGCTTCTGGACCGACGACGACTATCCGCCGACGGCCGAGGAATGGCTGGAGGGTGCGCTGCGCCACGAAGGCAGCTGGTGGCCTTGGTGGACCGAATGGCTCAACGCACGCGGATCGAAGTCCGCCGTGCCTGCCCGCACTATCTCCGACGGGATTGAACCGGCCCCCGGCCGCTACGCCAAGGCAGACTGACAAAGTGAATGTGATGACCGATATTTCGACCGACGTTATTGCGGCCAAGGAAGGCTTTGCCGGACGCCTCCGCCTCAATCGGCCGCGCGCGCTGCACAGCCTGAACCGCTCGATGGTGCGCGACATGGCGGCCGCTCTCAACGAATGGCGCGACGATCCCGATGTGCGGATCATCCTGATCGACCATGCCGATGGCCGCGGCTTTTGCGCCGGCGGCGACGTGGTCGATATCTCGCAGAACGTCGAAGGGCATGAGGCTGCGGCGCGCGCCTTCTTCTTCGACGAATATCGGCTCAACCACCTCGAATACACCTATCCCAAGTCGGGGGTCGCTTTCATGGACGGCGTGACGATGGGCGGCGGGGTCGGCGTCGCCTGCCCGTGCCGCTACCGCGTCGCCACCGAGCGCACCTTGCTCGCCATGCCCGAGACCACCATCGGCATCTTTCCCGATGTCGGCGGCGGTCGTTACCTGTCGCGACTTCGCGGTCGGCTCGCCCAATTCCTCGCGCTCACCGGTGCGCGTCTCGACGGCGCGGAATGCCTCAAGCTGCGGCTGGCGACGCATTATCTCCCGTCCGATCGCCTAGAAGAGGCGAAGGAGCGGATCATGGCACAGCCGTTCCGCGTCACCGCCATCCTCGACGAATTGTCCGAAGAGAATGTCCCCGAAGCGCGCATCGCCGCGAACCTGGCCAAGATCGACCGCTACTTCGCGTCGGACCGGTTGGAGGATATCCTTGCCGCGCTCGACGCCGGCGCCGCCGAAGGTGACGAGTGGGCCGCGACCGAGGCCAACACTATCCGAAAAAAATCGCCGATGGCGTGCAAGGTCAGCCTGAAGCTGCTGGTCGAAAGTCCGTACCAACTTCACTTCGTCGACGAGATGCGGATGGAATATGGGATCATGGTCCGCCTAATCCGGCATCCCGACTTTCGCGAGGGCGTGCGTGCGCTGCTGATCGACAAGGACAATGCGCCGCGCTGGTCGGCGAGCGACCCGACCGAGATCAGCGATGCGGAGGTCGACGCCTTTTTCGAGCCGCTTCCTGCGGCGGAGGAATGGACCCCGTTCGACGCCGAGGAGCAAAGATGAGCGAGTACGAAACGATCCTGGTCGAGCAGCGCGAGGCAGTCACGCTCGTCACGCTCAACCGTCCGCAGGCGCTCAACGCGCTCAACTCGACCGTCCTCAAGGAATTGATCGAGGCCTTCACCGCCTACGACGCTGACGCGTCGCAGCGCTGCCTGGTCCTGACAGGTAGCGACAAGGCGTTCGCTGCGGGTGCCGACATCAAGGAGATGCAGGCGCAGGGCTTTGCCGACATGTATTCGTCGAACTTCTTCGCCGGGTGGGAGCGCGTCACCGCGACCCGCAAGCCGTGGATCGCGGCCGTGTCGGGCTTCGCGCTCGGCGGCGGCTGCGAAGTCGCAATGATGGCCGACTTCATCATCGCCGCGGACAGCGCCATGTTTGGCCAGCCCGAAATCAAGCTTGGCGTCACGCCGGGCATGGGCGGGTCGCAACGCCTGACGCTCGCAGTCGGCAAGGCCAAGGCGATGGAGATGTGCCTGACCGGCCGGATGATGGGTGCCGAAGAAGCCGAGCGTTCGGGCCTGGTCGCCAAGGTCGTCCCGGCGGCCGACCTGCTCGACGAGGCACTCAAGACCGCACAGACGATTGCCGGCATGGCTCCCCTCGCCGCGATCGCGACCAAGGAAATGGTCAACGCTACGTTCGAGATGGGCCTGGCGCAGGGCATCGGCTTCGAGCGCCGCCTGTTCCACGGGCTGTTCGGTACTCAGGACCAGAAGGAAGGCATGGCCGCCTTCGTTGAAAAGCGTCCGGGGAACTGGACGGGTAAGTAAGTTGCGCTCCGGCCGAGGCCGGGGAACGAGGAGTAATTATGGCACGCGTCGCATTCATCGGGCTGGGCAATATGGGCGGCGGAATGGCCGCGAACCTCGCGAAGGCCGGGCATGAGGTCCACGCCTTCGACCTGAGCCAGGATGCGCTCGATCGCGCCGCCGCCAATGGCTGCGACATCGCCGATAGCGCAGAGGCGGCGGTCAAGGACGCCGAGGCGGTGGTCACGATGCTTCCGGCAGGCAAGCATGTCGCCGACGTCTATCGCGGCACTGTCCTCAAGACCGCGCCCAAGGGCGCCATCCTGATCGATTGCTCGACGATCGACGTCGCCACGGCCAAGGCTGTCGAAGGCGAAGCGGCAGCGGCGGGCTTCACCATGGTCGATGCGCCGGTGTCGGGCGGGATCGCGGCCGCCGACGCGGGCACGCTGACCTTCATGGTCGGCGGCACCGCCGAGGGTTTCGATCGCGCCAAGGGCATTCTCGACAAGATGGGCAAGGCCGTCATCCACGCCGGCGGCGCCGGGTCGGGACAGGCCGCGAAGATTGTCAACAACATGCTGCTCGGCGTCACAATGGCGGGCACGTGCGAGGCGTTCGTGCTGGCGCAGAAGCTCGGACTCGATCCGCAGACCTTTTTCGACATCAGTTCCAAGGCCAGCGGCCAGAGCTGGTCGATGACCAGCTATTGCCCTGTCCCCGGGGTCGGCCCCGAAACCCCTGCCGACCGTAATTATGACGGCGGGTTTGCTGCCGCGCTGATGCTCAAGGATTTGAAGCTCGCGATGGAGGCCGCCAAGGAAAGCGGCGCCTACACTCCGATGGGCGGCGAGGCCGAGGAATTGTACCAGCGCTTCGTCGACCGCGGCGGCGCGACCAAGGACTTTTCCGCGCTGATCAAGATGATCGACGACAGCTGGCAGGTTCCGCCCGAAAAGGCTTGATCGCGGCCCTCCCCGCGCCCACATCGCGGAGATGCTGATCGAAATCGAAAAGACGCCCAATCCGGCGACGCGCAAGTTCCTGCCTGGCCGCATCGTCATGGAAACGGGCGGACGCGATTTTCCCAACGCCGATGCGGCCGAGGCGAGCCCATTGGCCGAAGCGCTGTTCGCGACTGGCGCGGTCGACGGGGTCTACTTCGGGCGCGACTTCGTCTCGGTCTCCGCCGCACCGACCGTCGAGTGGCAGACGCTCGAGCCCGACATCCTTTCGATCCTGCTCGACCATTTCATGCTCGGCGCCCCACTGTTCCGCGGCGGAAGTGCCGCCGGGATCGAGATTGCGCCCGAGGTCGACTTTCACGTCGAGGAAGATCCGGCGGATGCCGACATCATCGACCAAATCAAGGACTTGATTGAAACGCGCGTTCGCCCAGCGGTCGCTCAAGACGGTGGTGACATCGTCTATCGCGGCTATCGCGATGGGAAGCTGTTCCTGAACATGCAGGGCGCTTGTGCGGGCTGCCCGTCGTCGACGATCACGCTGAAGCGCGGGATCGAGGGCCTCATCAAGCATTATGTTCCCGAGGTGGAGACCGTCGAGGCGATCTGACGCCGACGCTTTTTGCTTGCGGCGGGCCGTCGCCTGTGTCTCGATACCGTCGTCTGCAAACGGGAGATTTTCGCTGATCCTTGCGATCGACACGTCGACGGCGGCCTGCACCGCGGCGCTACTGACCAGCGACGGCACGATCATTGCCGAGCGCGACGAGCAGATCGGCCGTGGCCATGCCGAACGGCTGGTCCCGATGATCTCCGAAATGATCGAGGGGCACGTCCCCACTCGCCTGCTGGTCGGGGTCGGCCCGGGAAGCTTCACGGGGCTGAGGGTCGGGATCGCCGCTGCACACGGCCTTGCCGTCGGCTGGAACATCCCGCTGGCAGGAATGAATTCGCTGGCGCTGATCGCCGCGACCGCGCCGGACGGCGACAGACCGGTTACCGTTGCGGTCACAGGCGGTCATGGCGAACTGTTCGTCCAGACCTTCCGTCGCCCTACGCTTGACCCGACCGGGGTGTCACGGAATCTGACCCCGGCGGAGGCGGCAGCCAAGATCGACACCGACCTCGTCGTGGGCAGCGGTGCCGAGGCCCTTGTCGCGGCGCGCGGATCAGGCACGGCCTTGCCCCTGATGCCGAGCGCATCGCGGGCGCTTCGCCTTCCTGAATTGCTGCGGATGCTAGACTGCAAGCCTCATTATGGCCGGGCCCCCGATGCCCGCCCCCGCGCCGCGTGATCGAGGGTCGACCCGAACCCGCGTTCGACGCACTGCATCTTAGATGCGGTACTCTTGAAGATCTTAACTCTGTCATCCGGGTGATGGATGCGGCCTTTTCACCCATTTACGGGGAGGGTTGGACGCGCTCCCAATGCGCCGGCATCCTGCCCATGTCGGGAGTCATTCTGACGCTGGCGGAAATGCAGGGCGAAGTCGTCGGCTTCTCGCTGTTGAGGGCGGTCGCCGACGAAGCCGAATTGCTCCTTCTGGCGGTGTCACCGCGCGCGCAACGACAGGGCGTCGGACAGAAATTGCTCGACCGCTTCATGACCGACGCACGGATGCGGGGCGCGCATCGCCTTCACCTGGAAGTCCGCGATGGCAACGAAGCGATTGCTTTGTACCGAGCGGCCGGGTTCGAACCGGTCGGACGCCGCGTCGGCTATTATCGCGGGCTCGACGGGTCGCGTCGCGACGCAGTCACGATGGCGCTTGAGACTCCCCAATATTGATTTGAAGCAAGTTTTCTATTCTTGAATGAATAGTAGACGAGGTCTAATTGTTTTCGAGTAGACAGATGAAACTGTCCAGTTCCTATTAGTCATGCTCGGAAAGCTATGAAAATGGACAATCAGGATAATGACGACACGCTGATCACATTGACCGCAGACATTGTCGCGGCCCATGTCAGCAACAATAGCGTGGCGGTCAACGACCTTCCGCAGCTGATTTCGAACGTGCACGGTGCGCTTGCCGGTCTAACCGGCAGTGGCAAGGCCGCCGACGTCAAGCTTGAACCGAAGGTGCCGATCCGCTCGTCGGTCAAGCCGGACTTCATCGTCTGCCTCGAAGACGGCAAGAAACTGAAGATGTTGAAGCGGCATCTGATGACCCATTATCAAATGACCCCGGATCAGTATCGGCAGAAGTGGGGCCTTGC
Above is a genomic segment from Sphingomonas sp. LY29 containing:
- the gstA gene encoding glutathione transferase GstA is translated as MKLYYSPGACSQAAHIVLHEAEIPHTSEKTDIRAKQTADGSDYFIINPKGAVPALDIGGGEVLTENGAVLQYLGDLAPESGLLPADGVERYRVIEWLSYLGSDVHKSFGPLWNPTSSDDARQAARDLVGKKFDFIERSLMGRDYLMGDRLSVADPYLFAMLGWTGMHGIDLSRWPNLSALRERIAQRESVQTVLRAEGLAG
- a CDS encoding GNAT family N-acetyltransferase; translated protein: MDAAFSPIYGEGWTRSQCAGILPMSGVILTLAEMQGEVVGFSLLRAVADEAELLLLAVSPRAQRQGVGQKLLDRFMTDARMRGAHRLHLEVRDGNEAIALYRAAGFEPVGRRVGYYRGLDGSRRDAVTMALETPQY
- a CDS encoding MucR family transcriptional regulator → MDNQDNDDTLITLTADIVAAHVSNNSVAVNDLPQLISNVHGALAGLTGSGKAADVKLEPKVPIRSSVKPDFIVCLEDGKKLKMLKRHLMTHYQMTPDQYRQKWGLAADYPMVAPNYAEQRRTLAKSIGLGTKRRKTTRAK
- a CDS encoding enoyl-CoA hydratase/isomerase family protein gives rise to the protein MTDISTDVIAAKEGFAGRLRLNRPRALHSLNRSMVRDMAAALNEWRDDPDVRIILIDHADGRGFCAGGDVVDISQNVEGHEAAARAFFFDEYRLNHLEYTYPKSGVAFMDGVTMGGGVGVACPCRYRVATERTLLAMPETTIGIFPDVGGGRYLSRLRGRLAQFLALTGARLDGAECLKLRLATHYLPSDRLEEAKERIMAQPFRVTAILDELSEENVPEARIAANLAKIDRYFASDRLEDILAALDAGAAEGDEWAATEANTIRKKSPMACKVSLKLLVESPYQLHFVDEMRMEYGIMVRLIRHPDFREGVRALLIDKDNAPRWSASDPTEISDAEVDAFFEPLPAAEEWTPFDAEEQR
- a CDS encoding NifU family protein, whose translation is MLIEIEKTPNPATRKFLPGRIVMETGGRDFPNADAAEASPLAEALFATGAVDGVYFGRDFVSVSAAPTVEWQTLEPDILSILLDHFMLGAPLFRGGSAAGIEIAPEVDFHVEEDPADADIIDQIKDLIETRVRPAVAQDGGDIVYRGYRDGKLFLNMQGACAGCPSSTITLKRGIEGLIKHYVPEVETVEAI
- the mmsB gene encoding 3-hydroxyisobutyrate dehydrogenase; the protein is MARVAFIGLGNMGGGMAANLAKAGHEVHAFDLSQDALDRAAANGCDIADSAEAAVKDAEAVVTMLPAGKHVADVYRGTVLKTAPKGAILIDCSTIDVATAKAVEGEAAAAGFTMVDAPVSGGIAAADAGTLTFMVGGTAEGFDRAKGILDKMGKAVIHAGGAGSGQAAKIVNNMLLGVTMAGTCEAFVLAQKLGLDPQTFFDISSKASGQSWSMTSYCPVPGVGPETPADRNYDGGFAAALMLKDLKLAMEAAKESGAYTPMGGEAEELYQRFVDRGGATKDFSALIKMIDDSWQVPPEKA
- the tsaB gene encoding tRNA (adenosine(37)-N6)-threonylcarbamoyltransferase complex dimerization subunit type 1 TsaB → MRRAVACVSIPSSANGRFSLILAIDTSTAACTAALLTSDGTIIAERDEQIGRGHAERLVPMISEMIEGHVPTRLLVGVGPGSFTGLRVGIAAAHGLAVGWNIPLAGMNSLALIAATAPDGDRPVTVAVTGGHGELFVQTFRRPTLDPTGVSRNLTPAEAAAKIDTDLVVGSGAEALVAARGSGTALPLMPSASRALRLPELLRMLDCKPHYGRAPDARPRAA
- a CDS encoding enoyl-CoA hydratase, with the protein product MSEYETILVEQREAVTLVTLNRPQALNALNSTVLKELIEAFTAYDADASQRCLVLTGSDKAFAAGADIKEMQAQGFADMYSSNFFAGWERVTATRKPWIAAVSGFALGGGCEVAMMADFIIAADSAMFGQPEIKLGVTPGMGGSQRLTLAVGKAKAMEMCLTGRMMGAEEAERSGLVAKVVPAADLLDEALKTAQTIAGMAPLAAIATKEMVNATFEMGLAQGIGFERRLFHGLFGTQDQKEGMAAFVEKRPGNWTGK
- a CDS encoding RidA family protein is translated as MIARRRTSGTSPFEAAFGFSRAVRMGNRIVVSGTAPVEADGSSMAGDAATQARRCFAIIGQAIDDLGGTLSDVVRTRMYIVDPDDAEAVGAVHGELFGDVRPAATMVVVAALLRPEWRIEIEAEALVGDETV
- a CDS encoding CoA-acylating methylmalonate-semialdehyde dehydrogenase, with protein sequence MRSIEHFINGSSVADSARSSDVWNPSQGEVQATVGLGTAATLEKAMDAARAAQPSWAATNPQRRARVMFNFKALVEAHMDELAETLSSEHGKVIADAKGDIQRGLEVIEFCCGIPHALKGEYTQGAGPGIDVYSMRQPLGIGAGITPFNFPAMIPMWMFGVAIATGNAFILKPSERDPSVPVRLAELMKEAGLPDGILNVVHGDKEMVDAILDHDDIKAVSFVGSSDIAQYIYSRGTANGKRVQAFGGAKNHGIVMPDADLDQVVNDLAGAAFGSAGERCMALPVVVPVGDETAARLREKLVPAIEKLQVGISTDPDAHYGPVVNEAHKRKVENYIQMCADEGGELVVDGRGFTLQGHEKGFFVGPTLFDHVKPHFQSYQEEIFGPVLQMVRADTFEEAVRLPSEHPYGNGVAIFTRNGHAAREFAARVNVGMVGINVPIPVPVAYHTFGGWKRSGFGDTNQHGMEGVKFWTKVKTITQRWPDGGVGELANAFVIPTMG
- a CDS encoding acyl-CoA dehydrogenase family protein, which produces MTQFDLTDDQRQIQEMAQKFTADAITPFAAEWDEKHIFPRDTIRSAAELGFGAIYVSEESGGIGLGRLESALIMEAMAYGCPSTSAFISIHNMAAWMIDRFGSAEVKSKYLPSMISMERMGSYCLTEPSSGSDAAALKTRAVKDGDDYIVSGSKAFISGGGENEVYVTMVRTGEDGPKGISCLVIDKDMKGVSFGAQEKKLGWHSQPTAQVNFDEVRVPAANRVGGEGEGFRIAMMGLDGGRLNIGACSLGGAQRCLDEAVAYTKDRHQFGKAIADFQNTQFTLADMETDLQAARMLLYVAAAKVTANAPDKTKFAAMAKRLATDSGSSIVDRALQLHGGYGYLQDYPIERFWRDLRVHSILEGTNQVMRMIVGRELTRQ